A region from the Deltaproteobacteria bacterium PRO3 genome encodes:
- a CDS encoding ABC transporter permease, with translation MKNFKLVFGGSLVVFVLLLALMAPILPIPAPDVPDMAGELRGPSATHLLGQDEEGRDVLSRVVYGARLSLLIGFVTVALSMSLGTLIGLMAGYFGGKIDEAFVFVSDIFMAFPSILLIIALAAFMPPSILNIILVLSAVGWVSYARIVRGQVLALRKVEYVQAAQTLGYGAPRILGRHILPNILGPVIVNSTLSVAGVIIAETTLSFLGIGVPPGTPSWGAMLDAGVAYLLVAPHLSIVPGIAIMITVLGFNFLGDGLRDRYDVR, from the coding sequence ATGAAGAACTTCAAACTCGTATTCGGCGGCTCCCTAGTGGTCTTCGTGCTTCTGCTCGCCCTAATGGCACCGATCCTGCCGATTCCGGCGCCGGATGTTCCGGATATGGCCGGAGAGCTGCGCGGACCTTCTGCCACGCATTTGTTGGGCCAAGATGAAGAGGGTAGGGATGTCCTTTCGCGGGTCGTCTACGGGGCGCGCCTCTCCCTGCTGATCGGCTTCGTCACCGTCGCCCTCTCGATGAGTCTGGGCACCCTGATCGGTCTGATGGCCGGTTACTTCGGAGGCAAGATCGACGAGGCCTTCGTCTTCGTCTCCGATATCTTCATGGCCTTTCCCTCCATCCTGCTGATCATCGCCCTGGCGGCCTTCATGCCGCCGAGCATCTTAAACATCATCCTCGTCCTCTCCGCAGTCGGCTGGGTCTCCTATGCCCGCATTGTCCGTGGACAGGTCTTGGCCCTGCGCAAGGTCGAGTACGTCCAGGCCGCCCAAACCCTCGGTTACGGCGCGCCCCGCATCCTGGGTCGGCATATCCTGCCGAATATCCTCGGTCCGGTGATCGTGAATTCCACCTTGAGTGTCGCGGGCGTGATTATCGCGGAGACCACGCTCTCGTTTTTAGGTATCGGCGTTCCGCCGGGGACGCCTTCTTGGGGCGCGATGCTGGATGCGGGGGTGGCATATTTATTGGTCGCCCCGCACCTTTCCATCGTCCCTGGCATCGCGATCATGATCACGGTATTGGGTTTCAATTTCTTAGGAGACGGCTTGCGAGATCGCTACGATGTTCGTTAG
- the trxA gene encoding thioredoxin yields the protein MASPYVKTATDANFVSDVLGSDVPALVDFWAEWCGPCRALAPLVDQIAEENQGKLKVFKMNVDENPNTPSQYGVRGIPTLILVKGGKVVDQLVGSVPKPTLDQFIQKSL from the coding sequence ATGGCTAGTCCATACGTCAAAACCGCCACCGACGCCAACTTTGTCAGCGATGTCCTGGGCTCCGACGTCCCCGCCCTGGTGGACTTTTGGGCCGAGTGGTGCGGTCCCTGCCGGGCCTTGGCTCCCCTGGTCGATCAGATCGCCGAGGAAAATCAAGGCAAACTGAAAGTTTTCAAGATGAACGTCGACGAAAACCCCAACACCCCCTCGCAGTACGGGGTGCGCGGCATCCCCACGCTGATCCTAGTGAAGGGCGGCAAGGTGGTCGACCAGTTGGTCGGTTCGGTGCCGAAGCCGACCTTGGATCAGTTCATCCAGAAATCTCTGTGA